GAATCTGCAAAATCCAAAGAAAGTAATGTTTTGGGAAGTGGGGATGCAGTTATGGTAGAATTTGAACATTGCGAAAGTGAATTTAGAAGCTACAAAGAACTTACTGATGCACCACTTCGAGCTTGTGATCATGGTAATCATAAATTTAATGGTGATTTGAGCATTGAGGAAACTAAACCGAGCTGCACGGAGATTGAGCCTTCATCTGAGAAGTGTGAGCTTTCCAGTGGAAGTCAGACTAGGCACTATATTGAGCTTGGAGGTACAATGTTCTATCTCTAACTTTATTAAGTTTGAGCATGAGTTAATGATTGCATTCGAATTGTAAAAAACTGTAAATCAATTCAAGAATTTTTGTGGGATGACATTTTGGGTTGGCTGGTTGAAGGAGGTCTGACATCACCCAGAAGCGTAAATCAGTCCATTGGAGTAATTGATAGCGCCTTAACTGATGAAATTAAGCCCGAAGTTTGCCAGGACATGGATAGTCTTGTGAAGGACACAAAATGTGATTTGAAGACTTCATTGTGCCAGGAACAGGATGGAAATTCAACTGCAGCAATGTAAGTTGCAATAACTAATTTGCTTTCTGGTTAATTTGTGATTATGGGCACTCAGTGTGATCTTGTTAAAAGTTGGTAATCTATTTCTCAATCTTAAGAGGTCTCTCTTGCAGTGGCAGCAATAAAGCTGTGAGCAATTCAGATAAAACAAATCTTATAATCTTTCCTCCAAGAAATGCAGTTCCATTTTCTGATGAATGGTTGGCTGCTGTTGAAGCTGCTGGAGAGGTAAATTACTCTTGGTAGCCATTTGGTGCTTTGGACGTCAATATCTGGCAATGGTTGGCTGCTATTAGTAACCTAGCTTTCATTGGTACCTGATGAAAGTTTTGACCTTATTTTGATTTGCATTCTGCCTCATTATTGTGCTTTTGCCATATCATAATATGTACTGAACTATTACTGTTCAATTAAGAACATGCACCCTTTAAGCATAACACTTGTTTCTTCACGACAAAATAGTCTTAACCTACAGAAGTTTCCATATTTCAACTAACAAGTTACtcctatttattttttgttttgaaattgCATAAATAATAGAGTGTGGTTCAATGGTAATACACATCATTATGGTTTTGGGTTTTAAATTGTCAAACTAAAGCGTCTCTTGTTGTTAACTAATAAAATAGCGCATCACAGTGACTCAAAATCATAGTCAGGCTAACTCATTCTCTTTGAGttgtttattcattttcttaagTTCACCTTATCACCAATCTTATTGTGCACACGTACGATCTTGAGAAGTTGCTTGATTATGGCAATTAAAATTAGGCTTATAATATGAGTTCACATGAAGAGTTCTTTACAGGAAATTTTGACCGTGAAAAGTGGTGCAGTGCAAAATTCTCCACCAGACAAGTGTTTACCTGAACCTAGCCCATGGTCTCCGGTATGTCACCCTTCTAACATTGGTTTTGTCAATGGTTTAAGTGAAATCTTTCCCATTTTGAGTCATAACATACTAACACTAAAGCCTAACTTCTAAAGGAAGCATCTTATTGATGTCTTGGTGTTTTGAGATGCATTCACTTTTTGACTTACTATTAGCTCTTTTCTTTACGACTGCAAAAATATCTGGAGTTGGAAACATGTAAGTTTTAGGCATTGTGCTCTCataatttattttctaatgGCAGTCCTGACATTGCTGAAGGTTGTTCTCTCCTCTGTGTCTTGAATGTTAGTCTTTAAACTTGGATTTTCTGTATAAAAAGGCTGAAAACACTAGATTATCATGAATTTTGCCTTTTCTTTAGATTTCTAGTTTGGTTGGCATGCACTTTTGTCTGTTTTCTCTTAACATCTCAGCTATGAAAATTGAGAACCCTTTTCGCATGTTATACTCCTAAGGCGTCCTTATTTTGAACTTTGACTCAGTTCAAGTATTTctgtagtcaatttactgtaTTATTGCCATTTGAGTAACCTGCATCCCCTACACAAAGCaaactaggaaaagaaaagagtgcTATAGTTTTTTAAAACTGTTTGAGTGGTTTCTGTTTCCCGGACAAGTATCTTGTTTTTTAAAACTGCAAGCATATATCAACAGACTGAATTGGAACTTTCTTTGGCTACCTTTGTATTTGAACTGCCTATCTTTCCTAGATTTGGCTTTGCGTCTTCGTGTGGTATACTAGTACCTTGGTGGGCAGAAATGCTTACACATTTATGAGTCCTTACTCTGTTACACTGCTCTAGATTTCATTCACATGCCAGAGCCCATGGAACCAGAGTTCCATTTACAGCAACAGCAAAAGAGAAATGAATAATTTGTCATTCTTCCTGTTATTTCCTATGAGATTTTAGTGCGCTGATGACTTGTTTAACAGATATTAAACTCTGAACAAACAGAAAAGTTTGAATTAAAAGTTTAAAGGGGATATATTCTGCTGCACTAGTCTTTCAATTCGACCAATTTCATTACCAATTCAAATATCAAATGTTTTGTGATTTTCAggtcaaaaagaaaagcaacgCCATCGGGCCATATGACTGTACAAAGTTCACCAACAATTTGTCCTCTGATCCTCAATAATCAGCTAGGtctgaatttcattttttttttaactggaAAACTAGTATTAGATAGTGACTAAAAGATGATATTAGATCATTTTTTCAGTGCTTAGTTCCTGTTTCTTCACCTTTGTTAATGAGGTAATTGTGCCTGTGGCTACTGCTGCTTGTCACTGATCAGGATTCCAGGTTAAAGGTGTATTATTCTCCGCCAAACTAAGAATCAAATCCTATTTTCCACTCTTAAACatcctttttccccttttctcacctttttttttttttttacttttgattGCATTAAACGATATTTCATGTTGCAAGTATTTTCCAAACTGATAAAAGCAAACTCTAGCTTCCCTTCCTCATTCAAAACATTGTTCGTGCCTTCATGGTCTGCATCTGCAAACATccctttctcttcttttgtcttttttatttgttgttgCATTAATGGAAATTTGATTGATGTTTTTAATTTGAGATTTTGAATCATGAGCCCTGAGAATGTCTGATTCCACCACAATTGAGTTTCCGTCTAGAATAAGGCATCCATAGTTTAGTGCAGCAAAGGCGGGAGCAGCAAAGGTCTAGCAAACTTGATTTTCTCTGGCGTATAATGATATTTCCTTCAGAAAAAAAAGCCAAAATTTCATTAGCTAGTGAGTCTGGAAGTTCGAATTTTGTAAACAATCTTTTCATCACAAGTAAAAGATCTGGTCTTGAGATAGTTATTTGTTTGCCAACAATTCCTTCA
This sequence is a window from Coffea eugenioides isolate CCC68of unplaced genomic scaffold, Ceug_1.0 ScVebR1_497;HRSCAF=1184, whole genome shotgun sequence. Protein-coding genes within it:
- the LOC113758415 gene encoding uncharacterized protein LOC113758415, with amino-acid sequence MQTREATIEATSGDNISQTGDDPEFFADSSVPTKCCIDHISVVCDHSATDANCTEESEQLLLSNCFTLVEEVSGLKNKLFPRDSSYEETTESAKSKESNVLGSGDAVMVEFEHCESEFRSYKELTDAPLRACDHGNHKFNGDLSIEETKPSCTEIEPSSEKCELSSGSQTRHYIELGGGLTSPRSVNQSIGVIDSALTDEIKPEVCQDMDSLVKDTKCDLKTSLCQEQDGNSTAAIGSNKAVSNSDKTNLIIFPPRNAVPFSDEWLAAVEAAGEEILTVKSGAVQNSPPDKCLPEPSPWSPVKKKSNAIGPYDCTKFTNNLSSDPQ